Genomic window (Mycoplasmopsis citelli):
ATTGTTAAATGTAAAAAATCATCAAAAATCACATTAAAAAATGTGATTTTTTAGATCTATTTATTTGCTCCATTATCCTTATAAAATAAAGCACTTGAAAAAGTAAAGGAGCAAATAATGATTAAAAAACAATTTAGTAAAAACAATGAACTTTACACGCCTAGAAAATGAGTAGAATATATCATCAATTACTTAGAAAGCACCAAAGCACTTACTAAGGATATGACTGTTTGATGTCCATTTGATTTGGATATTTCAAGTTTTCCAACAGTATTAAGACAAAGGGGATATAAGGTTATTAATACTCATATAAACACCGGACAAGATTTTTATAATTATATCCCTGAAGAACCTTTTGACATTATTATTTCAAACCCTCCTTTTACAGGAAAAGCTCAAACATTAGCACGTTTACAATCACTTGGACCTAATATTAAATGAGCATTAATTTATGGCAATCAATTCTTTTTAACATCAAGTTTTGTTCGTCAATTAAACGATCTAAATAACTTTCAAATGATTGCTTTTGAGCGAAGAATGTATTTTCTTAGTGATTATGCTTTAGATGTAGAAAAACCAACTAAAGAAGTAAAGACAAATCCAATGTTTGCGTCATTAGTTTTAACAAACAACTTATTTTTACCTAAGGATTTTATAGTACTCAAGGGAGTTAAAAATCAATAAAAAAGCAAAAATATATTAACTTTTCAAAATTGTATATGAATATGAATGATATTATGACCAAGTGCTTTTACTATCTTTTGATGAATTCCTAAATTTGAATCAATATGATTGTTATGAATTGTAGCTACAATAGGAATTGTG
Coding sequences:
- a CDS encoding sugar-phosphate nucleotidyltransferase; the protein is MIKKQFSKNNELYTPRKWVEYIINYLESTKALTKDMTVWCPFDLDISSFPTVLRQRGYKVINTHINTGQDFYNYIPEEPFDIIISNPPFTGKAQTLARLQSLGPNIKWALIYGNQFFLTSSFVRQLNDLNNFQMIAFERRMYFLSDYALDVEKPTKEVKTNPMFASLVLTNNLFLPKDFIVLKGVKNQ